One Xenopus tropicalis strain Nigerian chromosome 8, UCB_Xtro_10.0, whole genome shotgun sequence genomic window carries:
- the LOC100497187 gene encoding Golgi-associated plant pathogenesis-related protein 1-like isoform X1: protein MAEILAICITEHSVTGRSPQVHCVFAFTAPMDALKWTLSLFGLFLLSTEFSTCSAFPSRRGADENLFQTQFLEAHNKYRKKHNVPPMRLNAELSKSAQTWANHLLSINKMQHSGAGGENLYYSYSSRGRTLAGNVAVDAWYNEVKDYDYNKPGFKAATGHFTQVVWKDSKELGVGVATDGKGTFYVVGRYSPPGNVIGQFQENVLRPK, encoded by the exons atggctgagattctagctatctgtataacagagcattctgtcactggCCGATCCCCCCAGGTTCATTGTGTTTTTGCATTTACAGCACCAATGGACGCCCTGAAATGGACTCTGTCACTATTCGGACTGTTTCTATTGAGCACAGAATTTTCTACTTGTTCAGCGTTTCCCTCGAGAAGAG GAGCGGATGAGAATCTGTTCCAGACCCAGTTCCTAGAGGCCCATAATAAGTACAGGAAAAAGCACAACGTCCCTCCAATGAGACTCAATGCGGAGCTCAGTAAATCCGCCCAGACCTGGGCCAACCACCTTCTGTCTATTAACAAAATGCAGCACAGCGGCGCCGGCGGGGAGAACCTTTATTATTCCTACAGCTCCCGGGGCAGGACCCTGGCAG GGAACGTTGCCGTGGATGCTTGGTATAACGAGGTGAAGGATTATGATTACAACAAACCGGGCTTTAAAGCAGCAACAG ggcatttcACTCAGGTGGTCTGGAAGGACTCTAAGGAGCTGGGAGTTGGAGTTGCCACTGACGGCAAAGGGACTTTCTACGTGGTGGGTCGGTACAGCCCCCCGGGCAACGTCATTGGCCAGTTTCAAGAGAACGTCCTGCGCCCAAAGTAA
- the LOC100497187 gene encoding Golgi-associated plant pathogenesis-related protein 1-like isoform X2: MDALKWTLSLFGLFLLSTEFSTCSAFPSRRGADENLFQTQFLEAHNKYRKKHNVPPMRLNAELSKSAQTWANHLLSINKMQHSGAGGENLYYSYSSRGRTLAGNVAVDAWYNEVKDYDYNKPGFKAATGHFTQVVWKDSKELGVGVATDGKGTFYVVGRYSPPGNVIGQFQENVLRPK, from the exons ATGGACGCCCTGAAATGGACTCTGTCACTATTCGGACTGTTTCTATTGAGCACAGAATTTTCTACTTGTTCAGCGTTTCCCTCGAGAAGAG GAGCGGATGAGAATCTGTTCCAGACCCAGTTCCTAGAGGCCCATAATAAGTACAGGAAAAAGCACAACGTCCCTCCAATGAGACTCAATGCGGAGCTCAGTAAATCCGCCCAGACCTGGGCCAACCACCTTCTGTCTATTAACAAAATGCAGCACAGCGGCGCCGGCGGGGAGAACCTTTATTATTCCTACAGCTCCCGGGGCAGGACCCTGGCAG GGAACGTTGCCGTGGATGCTTGGTATAACGAGGTGAAGGATTATGATTACAACAAACCGGGCTTTAAAGCAGCAACAG ggcatttcACTCAGGTGGTCTGGAAGGACTCTAAGGAGCTGGGAGTTGGAGTTGCCACTGACGGCAAAGGGACTTTCTACGTGGTGGGTCGGTACAGCCCCCCGGGCAACGTCATTGGCCAGTTTCAAGAGAACGTCCTGCGCCCAAAGTAA